From the Thermosynechococcus sp. genome, the window GGCGAGCCATGTAGTCGGCATTCCCACCCAGAATAATGTCGGTACCTCGGCCTGCCATGTTGGTGGAAATGGTCACTGCTCCCTTGCGTCCGGCTTGGGCAATAATCTCTGCCTCCCGCTCCACATTTTCGGGCTTGGCATTCAAAAGGTTATGGGGAATTTCCAACTCCCGCAGCAGTTGGGACAAAAGCTCTGACTTTTCAACACTGGTGGTTCCCACCAGCACTGGCCGACCCGTAGCGTGCACCTCAGCACATTCAGAGGCCACTGCCAGCCATTTAGCCCGCTCGGTTTTATAGACCACATCGGGAAAGTCTCGCCGCTGACTGGGGCGATTGGTGGGCACCACCGTCACTTCTAGCTTGTAAATTTTCTCGAATTCCGCCTCTTCGGTTTTGGCGGTACCCGTCATCCCCGCCAACTTAGGATAAAGGAGAAAGAGATTTTGGTAGGTAATTGTGGCGAGGGTTTGGGACTCATTTTGAATTTCCAGGCCTTCTTTGGCTTCGATCGCCTGATGCAAGCCATCACTCCAGCGGCGACCCACCATGACCCGTCCAGTGAATTCATCCACAATCACCACCTCACCATTGCGGACAATGTAGTTCACATCCCGCTGGAAGAGTTCCTTGGCCTTGATGGCATTAAAGATGTAGTGCGCCCAGGGGTCTTGGGGGTCATAGAGATCGCTCACCCCCAGTAACTTCTCCGCCTCAATAAACCCCTCATCCGTCATCAGCACATTGCGAGCTTTTTCATCCACCTCATAGTGCTCGTCTTTTTTCAGGAGCTGAGCGACCTCAGCCGCCTTGAAGTACTTCTCGGTGGGACGCTCCACTTGACCCGAAATAATCAACGGGGTGCGGGCCTCGTCAATGAGGACCGAATCCACCTCGTCAATAATGCAGTAGTTGAAGGGACGCTGCACTACCTCGGCCATGGACGTGGCCATGTTATCGCGCAAATAGTCAAAGCCAATTTCACTGTTGGTGGCGTAGGTAATGTCACAGGCATAGCTTCTTTGCCGCTCTTGGGGTGCCATTTGCTGCTGAATTAGCCCAACCGTCAGACCCAAAAAGCGATGCACCTGCCCCATCCACTCGGCATCCCGGCGTGCCAGATAGTCGTTGACCGTAACAATGTGTACCCCCTTACCCGTGAGGGCGTTCAGGTAGGCCGGCAGGGTGGCCACGAGGGTTTTGCCTTCGCCGGTTTTCATTTCGGCAATCTGGCCGTCGTGGAGAATCATGCCACCGATGAGCTGGACATCAAAATGGCGCATCCCCAGTACCCGTCGTGAGGCTTCGCGCACCACAGCAAAGGCCTCTGGCAGCAAATCATCCAGGGTCTCGCCATTGTCGAGTCGCTGCCGAAACTCAGCCGTTTTCGCCTGTAGCTCACTATCGCTCAGGGGCTGAATTTGCTCCTCCAGCAGGTTGATCTCGACCACAAGGGGTTGATACTTCTTAACCTTGCGCTGATTGGGATCGCCAAATAGGGCTTTCAGCATGCAACGGGCACCATGGATACAAAGCTATATACTTTACATCCTATAGCAACTGCCTGTTCCTCGCTGCCAACACGTAGCCTAGACGTATTGACTGATGTCCTCTTGGCAGACATCGCTGAGGTAGGTCAGGGCGCGAAACCGCAGCATCACCACCTCCTCATAAAAGGGATTGAGTTTACACAAGGGGGGAATGGTAATGACTGGCCGACCAAAGAGGGAGAGGGTGCGGGCAAAGGGACATTGGGCAGGAATCCAGCGACAAATGCGGTGGGCGATCGCCGGCGTGGTAATTGGATAAGTCATTAGCCATTGGCGAATTTTGGTCATTAAAGAAGTGGGCATGCGTTGGCTAAGGAGTTGATTCATGGGGCTATCCTCACAATTGCGCATACCCTCACGGTAAGATATAACCTATGTAAATAGCAATGTGCTTTTAATATAAAAAATTTTTATCAATAATAAGCATTGCTAAACTGGCAGCAGGTTCAGGTGAGCAATGGCCCTCCTTCAGCTCAGCAGAGTGCTAAACTGTTCATCAATTCAAACTCCGATGAAGTTTTGTCTAGAAATCTTTCAATTGCTTGCATAAACTCATTTGCTATTTTTGCCCATTCCTCTTGGCCTTGCTGAAATTTCCTAAGGAAGATACTCAATGAGTCCACTGGTTGCTAACTACTACCTGACTTACCGCTGTAATGCCCGCTGCCATTTCTGTGACATTTGGGCGCTGGAACCGGGCAAAGAAGCTGATTTTAGCACTATCCAAACCAATCTCCGCGACTTGAAGCGCTTGGGGGTGAAATATGTGGACTTTACAGGGGGCGAACCGCTGCTGCGTGCCGATGCCCCAGCCATCTACCGCGAGGCCAAGCGTCTTGGTTTCATGACCAGCATGACCACAAATACGATTCTCTATCCCCGTCGTGCCAAGGAAATTCAGGGGGTGGTGGATTTCTTGAATTTTTCCCTCGATGGACCGGATGCTGCCACCCACGATCAGTCGCGGGGCGTGAAAATTTTTGACACGCTGGTGGAATCGGTCAAAATTGCCCTTGAGCTGGGTGAATATCCCGTGCTGAACCACACCGTGACAGCCCAGAACTATGAGCGAATTGGGGAAGTCGCTGAATTTGCCCAAAGTTTAGGAGTACGGGTTTGGCTCAACCCTGCCTTTACTGCCCACGAACACTACAACGACAAAAAGAACCCCACTCCCGAAATTGCCAACAGCATTGAACAAACAGCGAAGAAGTATAACAATGTTGGTTACAATAAGGCAGCACTAGCCCTCATTCGCGCTGGGGGAAACAGGACTCACAATCCCCGTTGTAAGGCGGTGGATGCTGTGATTGCCATCTCCCCCAATGATGAGTTGCTGCTGCCGTGTTACCACTTTGCGCAGCAGGGAGTCCCCATCAATGGTCGCCTGTACGAACTGTACAAGTCCTCCGAGGTGGTAGAGGAGTATCGCCGCTCCCAAGGCCGACTCCCCGTCTGCGAAGGCTGCACAGTGTGGTGTTATCTCATTCCCAGCTTCTTTAAGGGACTGGATAAGTACTGGTTTCTCAATCAGGTGACCTATGCCGGAGAATTCCTGGCCCGAAAACAGTTTCTACAACGAAGCCGACCCCTTCGACGAACTCCTGTCGGAGTGGGTTGATGACCCAGAGAGTCCTCCATTACAACCGCGTTCTGAGGGTCGCCGTCGCAAGGCTTTCCTAGTGCTATCTCTAATTTGGGGTAGCACGATCGCCATTCACCTGATTGTTGGTGGTATCTGGCTCATCTATGTCCTAACCCTCTTGATGAGTTTACAAACCCTGCGCTACTGGCGCGCCAAACCCCAAAGTCTGCCAGCGTCAGAGACAGCCGAAAGTGTGCCGCCGATGGTGTCGTTGGTGGTGGCTGCCAAAAATGAAGAGGCGGTGATTGGTCGCCTGGTGAAAAACCTCTGCCGCTTGGATTATCCCCACTACGAAGTGTGGATCATTGATGACAACAGCAGCGATCGCACCCCCGATATTTTGAGCGAACTACAAAAGCAGTATCCTCATCTCAAAGTGCTGCGGCGGCTGCCAGGGGCAGGGGGTGGCAAATCCGGGGCTCTCAATCAAGTCCTACCCCTGACACGGGGAGAAATTATTGGCGTCTTTGACGCCGATGCCACGGTACCCCCAGATCTCCTGCAGGAGGTGGTCAACCGCTTTCAGGTGGCCAGTGTCGGCGCCGTCCAAGTGCGCAAAGCGATCAGTAATGCCGACATGAATTGGCTGACCCAAGGTCAAGCGGTCGAGATGATTCTCGATGCCTACTAT encodes:
- the secA gene encoding preprotein translocase subunit SecA, whose amino-acid sequence is MLKALFGDPNQRKVKKYQPLVVEINLLEEQIQPLSDSELQAKTAEFRQRLDNGETLDDLLPEAFAVVREASRRVLGMRHFDVQLIGGMILHDGQIAEMKTGEGKTLVATLPAYLNALTGKGVHIVTVNDYLARRDAEWMGQVHRFLGLTVGLIQQQMAPQERQRSYACDITYATNSEIGFDYLRDNMATSMAEVVQRPFNYCIIDEVDSVLIDEARTPLIISGQVERPTEKYFKAAEVAQLLKKDEHYEVDEKARNVLMTDEGFIEAEKLLGVSDLYDPQDPWAHYIFNAIKAKELFQRDVNYIVRNGEVVIVDEFTGRVMVGRRWSDGLHQAIEAKEGLEIQNESQTLATITYQNLFLLYPKLAGMTGTAKTEEAEFEKIYKLEVTVVPTNRPSQRRDFPDVVYKTERAKWLAVASECAEVHATGRPVLVGTTSVEKSELLSQLLRELEIPHNLLNAKPENVEREAEIIAQAGRKGAVTISTNMAGRGTDIILGGNADYMARLKVREYFMPRIVMPPSDDPMMLLGLKMDRGGGQGFSQGAQKNWKASPGLFPCEISKEAEKLLRHAVEVAVKTYGERSLPELQAEDMLAIASEKAPTQDPVIQALRDAFNRIREEYEVVTKKEHEEVVALGGLHVIGTERHESRRIDNQLRGRAGRQGDPGSTRFFLSLEDNLLRIFGGDRIASIMNAMRIDEDMPIESPLLTRSLENAQRKVETYYYDIRKQVFEYDEVMNNQRRAIYAERRRVLEGEDLKDRVLEYAEKTMDDIIAAYVNPDLPPEEWDLEGLVAKVQEFVHLLADLRPEHLAHLSVPEMQAFLHEQVRTAYEQKEAQIEAIQPGLMRQAERFFILQQIDLLWREHLQQMDALRESVGLRGYGQEDPLVEYKREGYELFLDMMVMIRRNVVYSLFQFQPQVAPPPEQVSSSSDQG
- a CDS encoding Mo-dependent nitrogenase C-terminal domain-containing protein: MRNCEDSPMNQLLSQRMPTSLMTKIRQWLMTYPITTPAIAHRICRWIPAQCPFARTLSLFGRPVITIPPLCKLNPFYEEVVMLRFRALTYLSDVCQEDISQYV
- a CDS encoding radical SAM protein, whose protein sequence is MSPLVANYYLTYRCNARCHFCDIWALEPGKEADFSTIQTNLRDLKRLGVKYVDFTGGEPLLRADAPAIYREAKRLGFMTSMTTNTILYPRRAKEIQGVVDFLNFSLDGPDAATHDQSRGVKIFDTLVESVKIALELGEYPVLNHTVTAQNYERIGEVAEFAQSLGVRVWLNPAFTAHEHYNDKKNPTPEIANSIEQTAKKYNNVGYNKAALALIRAGGNRTHNPRCKAVDAVIAISPNDELLLPCYHFAQQGVPINGRLYELYKSSEVVEEYRRSQGRLPVCEGCTVWCYLIPSFFKGLDKYWFLNQVTYAGEFLARKQFLQRSRPLRRTPVGVG
- a CDS encoding glycosyltransferase family 2 protein, with product MPENSWPENSFYNEADPFDELLSEWVDDPESPPLQPRSEGRRRKAFLVLSLIWGSTIAIHLIVGGIWLIYVLTLLMSLQTLRYWRAKPQSLPASETAESVPPMVSLVVAAKNEEAVIGRLVKNLCRLDYPHYEVWIIDDNSSDRTPDILSELQKQYPHLKVLRRLPGAGGGKSGALNQVLPLTRGEIIGVFDADATVPPDLLQEVVNRFQVASVGAVQVRKAISNADMNWLTQGQAVEMILDAYYQQQRVACGGMGELRGNGQFVRRQALERCGGWNEETITDDLDLSLKLHLHGWQIDVLMNPAVQEEGVTTLLALWHQRNRWSEGGYQSYLDYWQPLLRNRLGWQKSWDVFCWFLIKYAIPTATIPDLLMALLRHRPPVLVPLTTLSLTISMVGMLRGIPQAQSVGVWQLFWQSLRGTLYMFHWLPVVSTTTLRMALRAKRLRWVKTVHHGP